The DNA window GCGCTGCCCTGGACCCGTCGGGGGGGATAATCCCCCCCGAACCCCCGTATGTCTAAACAGATACCCGGGTTACAGGAATTCCTCCGGCTTATGGCCGGTCATGGTGGCGCGAATGTGGGTATCCATGCGACGCTGGGCGAAACCGATCGTGGCCCGATCCAACTCCTTGATGGCCGCTTCGAGTTCCCGATGGCCCCGTTCCTCGATGGCGCGACGCAAGGCATCGATGGCATCGTGGATGGCCGCCCTTTCGGCGGCGGAGAGCAAATCGCCATCCTGTTGCAGGGCGTTTTCCACGGCCAGCAGCACCCGTTTGGCCTCGACCCGCGCCTCCCGGAGCGCCCGCTCCTCCAAATCCTCCGCGCCGTGAAGCATGGCCTCCTTGAGCATGTTTTCGATTTCACCGGGCGAGAGGCCGTAGCTGGGTTTCACCGCCACGGTCTGTTCGACCCCCGTGGATTGCTCTCGCGCCGTGACCGTAAGCAGCCCGTCGGCATCCACCTGATAGGTGACACGAATGCGCGCCGCGCCCGCCACCAGGGGCGGAATGCCCCGCAATTCGAAACGGGCCAGGGATCGGCACTGGTCCACCGTTTCGCGTTCGCCCTGCACCACATGGATGGCCATGGCCGTCTGGCCATCCTTGAAGGTGGTGAACTCCTGGGCGCGGGCGGTGGGAATGGGACTGTTGCGCGGAATGATGCGCTCCACCAAGCCACCCATGGTCTCCACCCCCAACGAAAGCGGAATCACATCGACCAGAAGCATGTCGGTGCGATCGTTGCCCGCCAGCAGATTGGCCTGAAGCGAGGCGCCCAGGGCCACGATCTGGTCGGGATCGAGATCCGCGAACGGCTCCCTGCCGAAGAACTCGGCCACATGACGCCGCACCAGGGGGATCCGGGTGGCCCCACCCACCAGAACGACCCCCTGCAACCGTTCCGGCTCCAGGTTGGCATCCCGCAAGGCCCGTCGACAGGCCACACCGGTACTGCGCACCAGATCCCCGATCAGCCCTTCGAACACTTCGCGACTCACCGTCAGCGGGATCCGACCCGAGGGGGCGGGCACGTCGACCGTCACGCTGTCGGCCCCGGTCAGCGCCTCCTTGGCGCGACGCGCCAGGGCGCGCATCTCCTGCCACAGGGAGGGATCCACCTGCCCGATCCGGGCCTGCTCCAACATCCAGGCCGCCAGTCGCTGATCGAAGTCATCCCCGCCCAGCGCCGAATTGCCGCCGGTGGAGAGTACCTGAAAAACACCCCGATCCAGCTTGAGAATGGAGATGTCGAAGGTGCCCCCGCCCAGATCGTAAATGGCGTAACAGCCGTCCTGCCCATGATCCAGACCGTAGGCCAGTGCCGCCGCCGTGGGCTCGTTGACCAGACGCAACACCTCCAATCCGGCCAAACGGCAACTATCCTTTGTGGCCAGGCGTTGGGCGTCGTCGAAATAGGCCGGCACGGTGACGACCGCCCCAAACAGGCTGCCGCCCAGAGCCTCTTCGGCACGCCGACGCAACGTTTTCAAAATCTCAGCCGAAACCTCCACCGGGGAGAGTCGCCTCTCCCGGACGCGAAAGCGCAACATGCCGCCCTCGCCCTCTTCCAGAAGGTAGCTGCCCCGGAACGGCGCCTTGGCCAGGTCCGCCAAACCCCGCCCCATGAAACGCTTCACCGAAACGATGGTGGCTTCCG is part of the Magnetococcales bacterium genome and encodes:
- the hscA gene encoding Fe-S protein assembly chaperone HscA; translation: MDVLLDIAEPGQSARPHEGGERERRRVVGIDLGTTYSLVAAVTLEGKSSCIPDDRGAFSLPSVVHYAAEGDILVGEEARARAVAEPEATIVSVKRFMGRGLADLAKAPFRGSYLLEEGEGGMLRFRVRERRLSPVEVSAEILKTLRRRAEEALGGSLFGAVVTVPAYFDDAQRLATKDSCRLAGLEVLRLVNEPTAAALAYGLDHGQDGCYAIYDLGGGTFDISILKLDRGVFQVLSTGGNSALGGDDFDQRLAAWMLEQARIGQVDPSLWQEMRALARRAKEALTGADSVTVDVPAPSGRIPLTVSREVFEGLIGDLVRSTGVACRRALRDANLEPERLQGVVLVGGATRIPLVRRHVAEFFGREPFADLDPDQIVALGASLQANLLAGNDRTDMLLVDVIPLSLGVETMGGLVERIIPRNSPIPTARAQEFTTFKDGQTAMAIHVVQGERETVDQCRSLARFELRGIPPLVAGAARIRVTYQVDADGLLTVTAREQSTGVEQTVAVKPSYGLSPGEIENMLKEAMLHGAEDLEERALREARVEAKRVLLAVENALQQDGDLLSAAERAAIHDAIDALRRAIEERGHRELEAAIKELDRATIGFAQRRMDTHIRATMTGHKPEEFL